From Spiroplasma endosymbiont of Amphimallon solstitiale:
TAGAATTACCTAAATATAAGAGAATTGGTGAAGATGTTGAACAAACTATTATTGAATATTTTGCTGACGGAAAAAGATATCATGATATTTGTGATATTTGTAAAAAAGCAGGTATTAGTGTTAGTACTGTTCATAGAGTTTTTAAAAATTTAGAAGTAATTGAAGCAAGTCCAATAAAAGTAAAGTTAGAAAAAAATCAACCTATTTTTGTAGCAATTGATGATGGACATCGAAAGTTTTGAGATTTTAAACGTAAAGGTATAAAACACTCTATGAGATTAATAACAACATATACAGACAATATTAATCACAAAGTACAAAATAAAAGAGTAAAAGCAATTATAAGACCAACAAGAACAGTAATTGGAGTTAAAAAAAACTGCTGAATTTATTAAAGAACATTGTCAAAAATTTTATGAAAATGTTGAACAAGCAAAAATCATTATTTGTGGTGATAGTGCAGGGTGAATTAAAGATATAGCAGATTATCTTGGTACTGAGTTTATTTTAGATAAATTCCATTTAATTAGAACATTATATCTTGGAATAATGGCCGGAAATAAAGGAAAGTATGTAAAAGAATATAATCATTGTAAAAATTTAATTAATAATGGTCAATATGAACAATTAATTGATTATTTATATAAAGAATTAGATAATCATAAAAAATTAAAAAAACAGTATTTTAAAAATAATAAAAAAGGTATTGTTAATCAAAGTACAAAGTGAAATATTGGCTGTTTTACCGAAACAAATATTTGACATGTTTTAAAAGAAATGATTGTTAATAGAACATATAGTATTTTTATTTATATAAAAATGGTTATTTTTAAGTGTAATAAAATAAATTTAGAAACATAATTTTAATGAATATAGTAATTATTGATTATTTCACAATTTTGAATGGCATCTCAAAAATTATTATTTTTTAAATTTGTTTTTAACCGAATAATTAAACAAGTTAATGACATAGTTATAGATATTAAAATTGGAGTTAGAATTATACAAAAAATAATACCAATTTGTAATTTTATTAATTCATAATAATTTTTATAGTTATTACAAATTGAACATAAGTAATTTGAAGAATGATCAATAAAGTAACTTAATCCATAATGATTTAACATTTTAAATCCATTACAATATTTTCATTTATTATTAAAATAATCATGAAAATTACTACAATGTATTAAAATTAATCCTATAATCATAATTATAATAGTTAAAATAAATAGTAATACAGTTAATAACTGTAATTTTTTAAGTTTCATTTTTAAGTTCTCCTTAAATTTATTTGTTAATTTTAGAATTTAATAAAATTTATTATAAGTATCTTAGTTGTAATATTTTTAAAATAGTAGTAAGATAAATTTACAATTACATAAAAATCCTAATTATTTCTTGTCTAAAATATAATAAGACTATATGAATTAATTTATTCCGGATTTTTGACAATCTCCTTTAAATTTATATATCAAGGAGTGAATAAATATGGAATTCAATGAAAAATTGCTAAAAGAAAAATATTTTCCGCAAGCACTAACAAAAATAAAAGAAATTGTTAAAATTCAATCATATGCCCAACCACCCACAACAACAGCACCTTATGGGCCTGGTGTTAAAGAAGTATTAGATTATGCTATTAATTTAGGGCAAGAATTAGGTTTTAAAACTTATCGTCACAAAAACAATAAGTATGGATATTTAGAATATGGTGATGGTAAAGAAATATTTGCGATGTTAGGTCATCTTGATGTTGTACCACCAGGTAATTTAGAAGAATGAAAAATTCCACCTTTTTCGCCAGAAATTATTAATGATATTTTATATGAACGAGGTGTATTAGATGATAAAGGTCCAACAATTATTATTCTATACTGTTTAAAATATTTAAAAGATCATGGCTATCAACCAAATCGTCGAATTAGAGTTATCTTTGGTTTAACTGAAGAAACAACATGAGATTCAATTAACACATATATGAAGCAAGAAGGTACTCCAACTTTTGGCTTTACTCCTGATGGTATGTTTCCGCTAGTATATGCTGAAAAAGGAATTATTAACTTAGATATTATTGGTACAGG
This genomic window contains:
- a CDS encoding Sapep family Mn(2+)-dependent dipeptidase, which codes for MEFNEKLLKEKYFPQALTKIKEIVKIQSYAQPPTTTAPYGPGVKEVLDYAINLGQELGFKTYRHKNNKYGYLEYGDGKEIFAMLGHLDVVPPGNLEEWKIPPFSPEIINDILYERGVLDDKGPTIIILYCLKYLKDHGYQPNRRIRVIFGLTEETTWDSINTYMKQEGTPTFGFTPDGMFPLVYAEKGIINLDIIGTGHKSIVINAGDAYNVTCSTSNINGVDIESFVKIGKNKKYRIENNNQQITIHGKPAHGSRTDERINAGLRSLLILNELKVEHNLIKFVGDILQEDTALTKYFFNFVEK
- a CDS encoding UPF0236 family transposase-like protein, translated to MELKKTAEFIKEHCQKFYENVEQAKIIICGDSAGWIKDIADYLGTEFILDKFHLIRTLYLGIMAGNKGKYVKEYNHCKNLINNGQYEQLIDYLYKELDNHKKLKKQYFKNNKKGIVNQSTKWNIGCFTETNIWHVLKEMIVNRTYSIFIYIKMVIFKCNKINLET
- a CDS encoding UPF0236 family transposase-like protein; this translates as MNFNYKWNFREQNAKIDKLVLEHITKKWEKWDWRIFKTRDKKKYKIVDYQYRTRKIMYGLVTYKRRIYEYFDEKLQKWVRVCLVDEWLELPKYKRIGEDVEQTIIEYFADGKRYHDICDICKKAGISVSTVHRVFKNLEVIEASPIKVKLEKNQPIFVAIDDGHRKFWDFKRKGIKHSMRLITTYTDNINHKVQNKRVKAIIRPTRTVIGVKKNCWIY